One stretch of Coleofasciculaceae cyanobacterium DNA includes these proteins:
- a CDS encoding sugar transferase, translated as MNGNFVKRTFDIVFALFVLTVFSPVYLILMILVAFNSQGPIFYVQQRIGKDHRPFNCIKFRTMVDNADDVLKAIVQDSDQMRQEFQDSFKLKQDPRITKIGRFLRLTSLDEFPQFWNVLKGEMSVVGPRPLVPEELPKYGRKINTVLKIKPGITGLWQVSGRNDIPYPKRVQIDVYYATSHNWVLDLWIVYKTIGVMLFPRNNGAY; from the coding sequence TTGAACGGAAATTTTGTTAAACGTACATTTGATATAGTTTTTGCTTTATTTGTTCTGACTGTATTTTCTCCCGTATATTTGATTTTAATGATCTTGGTTGCCTTTAATTCTCAAGGGCCAATTTTTTATGTTCAACAAAGAATTGGCAAGGATCATCGTCCTTTTAACTGCATAAAATTTAGAACGATGGTCGATAATGCAGATGATGTTCTCAAAGCGATCGTGCAAGACTCAGACCAAATGCGTCAAGAGTTTCAGGATAGTTTTAAATTGAAGCAAGATCCTAGAATTACCAAAATTGGTCGATTTCTACGTTTAACCAGCCTCGATGAGTTTCCCCAATTTTGGAATGTATTGAAAGGAGAAATGAGTGTAGTTGGACCAAGACCTCTCGTACCTGAAGAATTACCAAAATATGGTCGCAAAATCAATACCGTGCTCAAAATTAAACCAGGAATTACTGGATTATGGCAGGTTTCGGGTAGAAACGATATTCCTTACCCTAAAAGAGTACAAATCGATGTTTACTATGCTACCAGTCACAATTGGGTACTAGATTTATGGATTGTTTACAAAACAATTGGTGTAATGCTTTTTCCACGCAACAATGGAGCTTACTAA
- a CDS encoding glycosyltransferase translates to MDLKYAFVHEWLTPKATGGSELVVKEILQHIDVDLYALIDFESVNPESYLYQRKIKTTFLQKFPLARNGVQKYLPFLPLAIEQLDLNHYDIILSSSHAVAKGVLTNPHQLHICYCHTPMRYAWDLTFDYLKSDRQGRGIQGIIARYILHRLRQWDVISANRVDYFIANSQHTAKRIWRCYRRPAKVIYPPVDLKQFDFQPEKEDFYLTISRLVSYKQICLIVKAFNQLKKPLVIIGAGSQLKEIRQLAEPHVQVLGWQPHHIVKQYITKAKAFVYAACEDFGIALVEAQACGTPVIAYGKGGALETVKDIRQCPKDGTGLFFDVQQPEALIKAVENFEQFQFKIDPENCRLQANKFSPTIFKQSYLKYVEDCYQKWKQ, encoded by the coding sequence GTGGATTTAAAATATGCTTTCGTGCATGAATGGTTAACTCCTAAAGCGACAGGGGGTTCAGAATTAGTGGTTAAAGAGATCTTGCAACATATTGATGTCGATCTCTACGCCTTGATCGATTTTGAATCGGTCAACCCCGAAAGCTATCTTTATCAAAGGAAGATCAAAACCACGTTTCTCCAAAAGTTTCCCCTAGCTCGTAATGGCGTACAAAAATATTTGCCTTTTTTGCCTCTGGCGATCGAACAATTAGATCTTAATCATTACGATATAATTTTGTCTTCCTCTCATGCCGTAGCCAAAGGAGTTTTAACCAATCCTCATCAACTACATATTTGTTATTGTCATACTCCAATGCGGTATGCTTGGGATTTGACCTTTGATTATTTAAAAAGCGATCGCCAAGGCAGAGGAATTCAGGGAATTATTGCCCGATATATCCTGCATCGTCTGCGGCAATGGGACGTTATTTCGGCTAACCGAGTTGACTATTTTATTGCTAATTCCCAACATACAGCCAAGCGTATTTGGCGTTGCTATCGTCGCCCAGCCAAAGTAATCTATCCTCCAGTCGATCTCAAACAATTTGATTTTCAGCCCGAGAAAGAAGATTTCTATCTGACAATTTCTCGATTAGTAAGTTATAAACAAATATGCTTAATTGTTAAAGCATTTAATCAACTAAAAAAACCTTTGGTAATTATTGGAGCAGGCTCACAATTAAAAGAAATACGTCAGCTAGCAGAGCCTCATGTTCAGGTTTTAGGTTGGCAACCGCATCATATAGTTAAACAATACATAACCAAAGCGAAAGCCTTTGTATACGCAGCTTGTGAAGACTTCGGTATTGCCTTGGTCGAAGCCCAAGCCTGTGGTACACCAGTAATCGCCTATGGCAAGGGAGGTGCTTTAGAAACAGTCAAAGATATTCGTCAATGTCCCAAAGACGGTACGGGTTTGTTTTTTGATGTTCAGCAACCAGAAGCTTTAATTAAAGCGGTGGAAAATTTTGAACAATTTCAATTTAAAATCGATCCAGAAAATTGTCGTTTACAAGCTAATAAATTTAGTCCGACCATTTTCAAGCAATCATATTTAAAATATGTTGAGGATTGTTACCAAAAATGGAAACAATAA
- a CDS encoding glycosyltransferase family 39 protein: MGRWGDISKLLNSERLFVFGLLVAAVVLYTSGIANLPLRDWDEGIVAGVARNIWRGSPGSHTWLYPTINFGDPYWNKPPLIHWLIALAYRLFGISEWSTRVVPATLSALAVPLLYLIGREIFPSCSTAVFSALVYLTLLPVARHSRIAMLDGAIACWFCLAVWCLLRGRKHRPWLLGAGLAIGLVCLTKGIMMGVLLGAISLIFVAWDSPKLLQSLYLWSGFIFGVIPALAWYGLQYLQYGAEFLGTSLGTQTFNRIWEPVSNVSSPPWYYLMEIAKYSLPWLIFLPYGFKLAWQNRYVSWGKLTLVWTSIYLLAISLMATKLPWYVIPIYPGLSLLIGASLSKAWSKNQADYFQKVSLSLVAIACGIGSAYYGWVNTAPETDLSLILIVVTVCFTLASAMVWLGDRHFISVIITGFYLALLLLFNSNHWLWELNEAFPVKPLAQMLKQYTPPQQNIYTAYHNLRPSLEFYSDRVVIPVPDEQLKQYWQQDEAIYLLVDDAAIDRLNLKPHQKVGNNLANLAWQLITQADTALPN; the protein is encoded by the coding sequence ATGGGGAGATGGGGAGACATTAGCAAGCTATTAAATAGCGAGCGCCTATTTGTTTTTGGCTTGTTGGTTGCTGCGGTGGTTCTTTATACCTCTGGTATCGCAAATCTGCCCCTTAGAGACTGGGATGAAGGTATTGTGGCGGGAGTGGCGCGTAATATTTGGCGTGGTTCACCTGGTAGTCATACTTGGCTATATCCCACAATTAACTTTGGCGATCCTTATTGGAATAAGCCGCCACTAATTCACTGGCTAATCGCTCTTGCTTATCGGCTGTTTGGAATCAGTGAGTGGAGTACGCGAGTAGTTCCCGCTACCTTGTCAGCTTTGGCTGTTCCCTTGCTATATCTCATTGGTAGAGAAATTTTCCCCTCTTGCTCAACCGCCGTTTTTTCGGCTTTAGTTTATTTGACTTTGTTACCAGTAGCTCGTCATAGTCGCATAGCGATGCTCGATGGCGCGATCGCCTGTTGGTTTTGTTTAGCGGTGTGGTGTCTATTGCGAGGACGTAAACATCGACCCTGGCTGCTAGGAGCTGGCTTGGCTATTGGTTTGGTGTGTTTGACCAAGGGCATCATGATGGGAGTGTTGCTAGGGGCGATTAGCCTCATTTTTGTTGCTTGGGATAGCCCCAAGTTATTACAAAGCTTATATCTCTGGAGTGGTTTTATTTTCGGGGTCATTCCAGCGCTCGCCTGGTATGGGCTACAGTATTTACAATACGGTGCAGAATTTTTAGGGACTAGCTTAGGTACACAGACATTCAATCGCATCTGGGAGCCTGTAAGTAACGTTTCTAGCCCACCTTGGTATTATTTAATGGAAATTGCTAAATATAGCCTTCCTTGGCTCATATTTCTGCCTTATGGGTTTAAATTAGCATGGCAAAATCGTTACGTTAGTTGGGGCAAGTTAACCTTAGTTTGGACAAGTATCTATCTCCTGGCTATTTCTCTAATGGCAACTAAATTGCCCTGGTACGTGATTCCTATCTATCCTGGGTTATCTTTGCTGATTGGGGCTAGCTTGAGCAAGGCTTGGTCAAAAAACCAGGCTGACTACTTCCAAAAAGTGTCTTTAAGCCTAGTGGCGATCGCTTGCGGGATAGGAAGTGCTTACTATGGCTGGGTAAATACAGCACCAGAAACCGATTTAAGTTTAATTTTAATTGTGGTGACAGTTTGTTTTACTTTAGCATCGGCAATGGTGTGGTTAGGCGATCGCCATTTTATTTCGGTAATTATTACTGGCTTTTATCTGGCTTTACTATTGTTATTCAACTCTAATCACTGGCTATGGGAGTTAAATGAAGCTTTTCCAGTTAAACCCCTGGCTCAGATGCTCAAGCAGTATACTCCGCCTCAACAAAATATTTATACCGCTTATCATAATTTGCGTCCTTCCTTAGAATTTTATAGCGATCGCGTTGTGATTCCTGTCCCAGATGAACAGCTCAAACAATATTGGCAACAAGATGAAGCTATTTATCTTTTAGTCGATGACGCTGCTATTGACAGACTTAATCTCAAACCTCATCAAAAGGTAGGCAATAATTTAGCTAATCTAGCGTGGCAGCTAATTACGCAAGCCGATACCGCTTTGCCAAACTAG
- a CDS encoding single-stranded DNA-binding protein, with translation MTLNVVNLVGRAGAAPEVKYFDSGSVLCKLPLAVNRRSRNSDQPDWFNLEMWGKTAEVAGNYVQKGKLIGIQGSLKIETWTDRNTGGQRSRPTIKVDRLELLGSKRDNDQDAGSDYSDAVSGYPE, from the coding sequence ATGACTCTTAATGTTGTCAATTTAGTCGGTCGTGCTGGTGCTGCCCCAGAAGTAAAATACTTTGACTCTGGTTCAGTTTTGTGTAAATTGCCTTTAGCGGTAAATCGTCGCAGCCGTAATAGCGATCAGCCAGACTGGTTTAATTTAGAAATGTGGGGTAAAACTGCCGAAGTAGCGGGGAATTACGTCCAAAAAGGTAAATTAATTGGTATTCAAGGCTCATTAAAAATTGAAACTTGGACAGATAGAAACACTGGAGGACAGCGTTCTCGTCCTACAATCAAAGTCGATCGCCTGGAACTATTAGGTTCAAAAAGAGATAACGATCAAGACGCGGGTAGTGATTATTCTGATGCAGTGAGTGGCTACCCTGAATAA
- the proS gene encoding proline--tRNA ligase produces the protein MRLNEMLFVTLRETPAEAEIPSHQLLLRAGYIRRIGSGIYAYMPLMWRVLQKVSQIVREEMDATGAQECLLPQLQPAQLWQESGRWDTYTKAEGIMFSLSDRADRELGLGPTHEEVITTIARETIRSYRQLPLNLYQIQTKFRDEIRPRFGLMRGREFIMKDAYSFHVDEASLKQTYQAMDRAYRNIMTRCGLEFRPVDADSGAIGGSGSQEFMILAEAGEDEILYTEDGKYAANTEKAVSLPPDVEKSPFRSYEKLATPNTQTIALLAETLNCSPTIIVKNVLYEVVYDNGMIVLVLINIRGDRDINEVKLTNELTKLAPQYKAKTIISLTVPDASAQQKWAAKSLPLGYIAPDLNNNYINVSKNVANRFLRLIDQTVVDLKNFVTGANEVGYHVVGANWGDNFTLPELKVDIQEAKAGDRAIHDPSQILVSARGIEAGHIFQLGTKYSEAMGANFTNEQGKTEPLLMGCYGIGVSRLAQAAVEQSHDKNGIIWPVAIAPYHVVVIVPNISDTEKMAAGEKLYEEFKQAGVEVLLDDRKERAGVKFKDSELVGIPYRVVTGRSLAEGKVEVVKRATKESQDLPMGEVVATVKQWIEENI, from the coding sequence ATGCGACTAAACGAGATGTTGTTTGTGACACTGCGAGAAACACCAGCCGAGGCAGAAATACCAAGCCATCAGTTATTACTCCGCGCAGGCTATATACGTCGTATTGGTAGCGGTATCTATGCTTATATGCCTTTGATGTGGCGAGTATTGCAAAAGGTTTCTCAGATTGTGCGGGAAGAGATGGATGCAACAGGGGCGCAGGAGTGTTTGTTACCTCAATTGCAGCCTGCGCAATTATGGCAAGAATCAGGGCGTTGGGATACCTATACCAAAGCAGAGGGAATTATGTTTTCTTTAAGCGATCGCGCAGACAGAGAATTAGGTTTAGGACCAACTCATGAAGAGGTAATTACTACCATTGCCCGTGAAACAATTCGTTCTTATCGTCAGCTACCTTTAAATTTATATCAGATTCAAACCAAGTTCCGTGATGAGATCCGCCCTCGTTTTGGTTTGATGCGGGGTAGAGAATTTATTATGAAGGATGCTTATTCTTTTCATGTTGATGAAGCAAGTTTAAAACAGACTTATCAAGCGATGGATCGGGCTTATCGTAATATTATGACTCGCTGCGGTCTAGAATTTCGCCCTGTGGATGCGGATTCTGGCGCAATCGGTGGTTCTGGGTCTCAGGAATTTATGATCCTCGCAGAAGCTGGAGAAGATGAGATTCTTTATACCGAAGATGGTAAGTATGCAGCCAACACCGAAAAAGCAGTATCTTTGCCTCCAGATGTGGAGAAATCGCCTTTTCGCAGCTATGAAAAGTTAGCTACCCCCAATACACAAACTATCGCTCTTTTAGCCGAAACACTCAACTGTTCCCCGACGATAATTGTCAAAAATGTTCTATACGAAGTCGTTTACGATAACGGGATGATTGTTTTAGTTTTGATTAATATTCGTGGCGATCGCGATATTAATGAAGTTAAGCTGACTAACGAACTTACTAAACTTGCACCTCAGTATAAAGCCAAAACAATTATCTCTTTAACTGTACCTGATGCCAGCGCGCAGCAGAAATGGGCCGCTAAATCTTTACCCCTGGGCTATATTGCACCCGATCTAAATAATAACTATATCAACGTCTCAAAAAACGTCGCCAACAGATTCCTGCGTTTAATCGATCAAACCGTTGTCGATCTCAAAAACTTTGTGACTGGGGCAAATGAAGTCGGCTATCATGTTGTCGGGGCAAACTGGGGTGATAACTTCACTCTACCTGAACTTAAGGTAGATATCCAAGAAGCTAAAGCTGGCGATCGCGCTATTCACGATCCTAGTCAAATTTTAGTGAGTGCGCGGGGTATTGAAGCAGGGCATATCTTCCAATTAGGGACAAAATACTCTGAGGCGATGGGGGCAAACTTTACTAACGAACAGGGTAAAACCGAACCTTTATTGATGGGTTGCTATGGTATCGGTGTCTCACGGTTAGCTCAGGCAGCAGTAGAACAATCCCATGATAAAAATGGTATTATTTGGCCTGTGGCGATCGCGCCCTATCATGTAGTAGTAATTGTTCCGAATATCTCTGATACCGAAAAAATGGCGGCGGGGGAAAAACTCTACGAAGAATTTAAACAGGCTGGAGTAGAAGTCTTGCTTGATGATCGTAAAGAAAGAGCAGGAGTCAAATTTAAAGATAGCGAACTAGTTGGCATACCCTATCGCGTGGTTACGGGGCGATCGCTGGCTGAAGGAAAAGTGGAAGTGGTCAAACGAGCTACTAAAGAATCTCAAGATCTACCAATGGGAGAAGTTGTGGCAACCGTGAAACAATGGATTGAGGAAAATATATAG
- a CDS encoding cytochrome c biogenesis protein — translation MNLLKPNSIFRRFLGIIANLKLAIILLLAIAVVSIAGTVIEQAETLSFYQENYPESPALYGFLTWKVILVWGLNHVYSTWWYLSLLILFGASLTACTFTRQLPALKAARKWKYYQKPQQFEKLALSAKLEQGSIKSLIPLLNKQNYQIWQQDNTLYARKGLIGRIGPIVVHIGMLMVLAGGMWGIFTGFFAQEMIASGDTFKIQNIIESGPFSASQIPDNWSVKVNRFWIDYTDNGDIDQFYSDLSVISDRGKELKRSTIHVNKPLRYDGVTLYQTNWSIAAARVQLNNSPIFQLPVAKLDTLGAGNIWGTWIPTKPDMSSGVSMLIKDLQGTALIYNQQGELTSAIRIGQSVDIDGIKIKLIDIIGSTGLQIKADPGVPIVYTGFALLMLGVVMSYFSHSQIWALEQNNNFYFGAKTNRAQVSFEREILGIIDALDPETESIEQSEPSKSLV, via the coding sequence ATGAATCTCTTAAAACCAAATTCAATCTTCCGTCGTTTTCTCGGCATTATCGCTAACTTAAAATTAGCTATTATTTTGCTATTGGCGATCGCTGTAGTTAGTATTGCAGGTACAGTAATTGAGCAAGCTGAAACCCTCTCTTTCTACCAAGAAAACTACCCTGAATCTCCTGCTTTATATGGTTTTTTGACTTGGAAAGTGATTTTAGTCTGGGGTCTAAACCATGTATATAGTACCTGGTGGTATCTTTCGTTACTAATTCTATTTGGTGCTAGCTTGACGGCCTGTACCTTTACCCGCCAGTTGCCTGCCCTTAAAGCTGCCCGTAAATGGAAATACTATCAAAAACCGCAGCAGTTTGAGAAATTAGCTCTCAGTGCCAAATTAGAACAGGGTTCAATTAAATCTTTGATTCCTTTATTAAATAAGCAAAACTATCAAATTTGGCAACAGGACAATACTCTATATGCCCGCAAAGGTCTTATTGGGCGGATTGGACCGATTGTCGTACATATTGGGATGCTAATGGTCTTAGCAGGGGGAATGTGGGGCATCTTTACTGGCTTTTTTGCCCAGGAAATGATCGCCAGCGGGGACACTTTTAAAATTCAGAATATTATTGAATCAGGCCCTTTTTCGGCTTCTCAGATTCCTGATAACTGGTCAGTTAAGGTTAATCGCTTCTGGATTGACTATACCGATAACGGAGATATCGATCAGTTTTATTCCGATCTTTCCGTAATAAGCGATCGCGGTAAGGAATTAAAGCGGTCAACTATCCATGTCAATAAGCCCTTGCGTTACGATGGCGTTACCTTGTATCAGACTAACTGGAGTATTGCTGCTGCTAGAGTTCAGTTGAACAATAGTCCTATTTTTCAGCTACCAGTAGCTAAGTTAGATACTCTTGGTGCAGGAAACATCTGGGGAACTTGGATTCCTACCAAACCTGATATGAGTTCTGGTGTTTCGATGTTAATTAAGGACTTACAGGGAACAGCCTTAATTTATAACCAACAGGGAGAATTAACCAGCGCGATCCGTATTGGTCAAAGTGTAGATATTGACGGAATTAAAATTAAGCTAATCGATATTATTGGCAGCACTGGTCTACAGATTAAAGCCGATCCTGGTGTACCTATTGTCTATACAGGGTTTGCACTGCTAATGCTGGGAGTAGTGATGAGTTACTTTTCTCATTCTCAAATTTGGGCATTGGAACAGAATAATAACTTTTATTTTGGGGCTAAAACTAATCGGGCGCAGGTTAGCTTTGAAAGAGAAATATTAGGCATAATTGACGCTTTAGATCCAGAAACTGAATCGATCGAACAATCCGAACCATCAAAATCATTAGTTTAA
- a CDS encoding cytochrome c biogenesis protein CcdA — translation MLEFLQTQIYLLERFADRLVSSQLTHLSAISIGVIFLAGLVTSLTPCMLSMLPITVGYIGGYESEGRLQAAAQSSWFALGLATTLAILGIVATTIGKVYGQIGVGLPIVVSLVAIAMGLNLLEILPLRFPSLGATDWIAEDLPRGLRSYLLGLTFGLIASPCSTPVLATLLTWVATTQDLVLGGGLLIAYAIGYVTPLVIAGTFTASIKKILELRRWSSWINPVSGALLLGFGIFSLLSRLPVIRF, via the coding sequence ATGCTGGAATTTTTACAAACACAGATATATTTATTAGAGCGATTTGCCGATCGCCTAGTCTCTTCTCAATTAACTCATCTCAGCGCGATCAGTATTGGCGTGATATTTTTGGCAGGGCTGGTTACTAGCTTGACTCCCTGTATGCTGTCGATGCTGCCGATTACCGTAGGGTACATCGGAGGTTATGAGTCTGAGGGCAGATTACAGGCAGCAGCCCAGTCTAGCTGGTTTGCCTTGGGCTTAGCGACTACCTTAGCTATTTTGGGTATTGTTGCCACGACGATTGGTAAAGTATACGGACAAATAGGTGTCGGTTTGCCAATCGTTGTCAGTCTAGTGGCGATCGCGATGGGATTAAATTTATTAGAAATTCTCCCGTTACGTTTTCCTTCTTTGGGCGCAACAGACTGGATTGCTGAAGATTTACCCCGTGGATTGCGTTCTTATTTACTCGGTCTGACTTTTGGCTTAATTGCTTCTCCTTGCAGTACTCCTGTACTGGCAACTCTGCTAACTTGGGTAGCTACCACTCAGGATTTAGTTTTAGGTGGCGGTTTATTAATTGCTTATGCGATCGGTTACGTTACCCCCTTGGTTATCGCAGGAACATTTACCGCTTCAATCAAAAAAATCTTAGAATTACGCCGTTGGTCTAGCTGGATCAATCCTGTCAGTGGGGCTTTGTTACTCGGCTTTGGCATCTTTTCCCTGTTGTCTCGGTTGCCTGTAATTAGATTCTAA
- the cax gene encoding calcium/proton exchanger: MFNKNTIFLVLLLFIPVSIAAHFLEWGETTVFITAALGIIPLAGYMGTATEEIAVVTGPNIGGLLNATFGNATELILAFIALKAGLVGVVKATITGSIISNLLLVMGFSMLLGGLRFKEQKFQSTVARLNASSMNLAVIALLLPTAVQYTSAGIEEQTLQNLSVAVAGILILVYLLTLLFSMKTHAYLCDVGDVVLDEGGEGEPKVNLPFWISILLLVTLAVAVESELLVDSLEAATSNLGLSALFTGVILLPIIGNAAEHATAVSVAMKDKMDLSVSVAVGSSMQIALFVAPVLVIAGWIMGQPMDLNFNPFELVAVSVAVLIANSISSDGESNWLEGSLLLATYAVVALAFFFHPVVEGMI; the protein is encoded by the coding sequence ATGTTCAATAAAAATACAATTTTCTTAGTTTTATTACTGTTTATTCCCGTTTCCATTGCGGCACACTTTTTAGAATGGGGGGAGACTACCGTATTTATTACCGCAGCTTTGGGAATTATCCCGCTAGCTGGCTATATGGGTACAGCTACCGAAGAAATCGCCGTAGTAACAGGCCCCAATATCGGCGGTTTGCTCAACGCTACCTTTGGTAATGCTACTGAATTAATCTTAGCTTTTATCGCCCTCAAAGCTGGCTTAGTTGGCGTGGTTAAAGCTACCATCACAGGTTCGATTATCAGTAACCTGCTGTTGGTCATGGGATTTTCCATGTTGCTGGGAGGATTACGCTTTAAGGAACAGAAATTTCAGTCCACCGTAGCCCGTCTCAATGCTTCTTCAATGAACCTGGCGGTAATTGCCTTACTTTTACCTACAGCAGTACAGTACACATCCGCAGGTATCGAAGAACAAACGCTGCAAAACTTATCCGTAGCCGTAGCAGGAATTTTAATTTTAGTTTATCTTTTAACGTTACTGTTCTCGATGAAGACTCATGCCTATCTTTGTGATGTGGGCGATGTCGTTTTAGATGAGGGTGGAGAAGGTGAACCCAAAGTTAATTTGCCCTTTTGGATATCTATTTTGTTGCTAGTCACCCTAGCAGTAGCAGTAGAATCAGAACTACTCGTAGATTCTTTGGAAGCAGCCACGAGTAACTTGGGTTTAAGTGCCTTGTTTACTGGAGTAATATTACTACCAATTATTGGTAATGCAGCAGAACACGCCACGGCGGTATCTGTAGCGATGAAAGACAAGATGGATCTTTCCGTATCCGTGGCGGTAGGCTCAAGTATGCAGATTGCTTTATTTGTTGCCCCAGTACTAGTAATTGCTGGATGGATTATGGGTCAGCCGATGGATCTCAACTTTAATCCTTTTGAACTAGTGGCAGTAAGCGTAGCGGTGCTAATTGCGAATTCGATTAGTTCTGACGGAGAGTCTAACTGGTTGGAGGGAAGTTTATTGCTAGCGACTTATGCTGTAGTAGCGCTGGCTTTCTTTTTCCATCCAGTTGTTGAAGGAATGATTTAG
- a CDS encoding Txe/YoeB family addiction module toxin: protein MTTVRKLAWDKNGWSDYLYWQQQEKKTLKRINRLVQDTLVSPFDGIGKPEPLKENSSGYWSRRIDETNRLVYQVSDKYITVISCRYHY, encoded by the coding sequence GTGACGACCGTGCGTAAGCTTGCTTGGGATAAAAATGGTTGGTCAGACTATTTGTACTGGCAGCAGCAAGAGAAGAAAACTCTCAAAAGAATCAATCGACTGGTACAGGATACTTTAGTTTCTCCATTTGACGGGATAGGTAAACCAGAACCTTTGAAAGAGAACTCATCGGGTTATTGGTCGAGAAGAATTGATGAAACCAATCGACTTGTTTATCAGGTGAGTGATAAGTACATAACAGTTATTTCATGTCGCTATCATTATTAA
- a CDS encoding GUN4 domain-containing protein encodes MVNRYSQKIRQSLQKIDRLWTKNSGRRFGFTPHKKAYLATENNFNDYVESTYEAFGDRLSWRIFGSWKRYQDFNFQKIDTAMTPQPRKTRISPG; translated from the coding sequence TTGGTAAATCGATACAGCCAGAAAATTCGTCAATCGCTACAAAAAATAGATCGACTGTGGACGAAAAATAGTGGTAGACGGTTTGGTTTTACTCCTCACAAAAAAGCTTATTTAGCAACAGAAAATAACTTTAATGATTATGTTGAATCTACTTACGAAGCATTTGGCGATCGCCTTAGTTGGAGAATTTTTGGTTCTTGGAAAAGATATCAAGATTTTAATTTTCAAAAGATTGACACAGCGATGACTCCACAACCAAGAAAAACTAGAATTAGCCCTGGCTGA
- a CDS encoding tetratricopeptide repeat protein, translating into MAFNPNNAQAYGNLGLVYMKMDNTEAAKTNLHKAQELFIAQGNTAGAEQVANILQQLP; encoded by the coding sequence ATCGCATTCAATCCTAATAATGCTCAAGCTTATGGTAATTTAGGCTTGGTTTATATGAAAATGGACAACACAGAAGCAGCAAAAACTAACTTACACAAAGCCCAAGAATTATTTATTGCTCAGGGTAATACTGCTGGTGCAGAACAAGTAGCTAATATTTTGCAGCAATTACCTTAA